A stretch of Chitinophagaceae bacterium DNA encodes these proteins:
- a CDS encoding TonB-dependent receptor, with protein sequence MKKITHALFTLLLLHQYSIAQERPGTDSSTTLNEVIITAFEQNRVINSGTIVKVISNSNADRYNKSSLVSAFNTIAGVRMEERSPGSYRINMRGSSLRSPFGVRNVKVYWNDIPITDAGGNTYFNQFAYNNFSSIELFKGPAGSMYGAGTGGLLLMHSFDNAWKPSVSLEYITGSYGLQNIFTSVGFGEKNSQSLLTYAHNQSDGYRNHSSSKRDNVSFVSRYKISGRQQLTAAVLYDNLFYETPGGLTKAEYLANPKQARPAAGSFPSADASKAAIYQQNFTAGLNHAYNFTAAFKNSTSVYGSFAQVKNPTFRNYERRNEPGFGGRTSFIYDKKLKDADLKIVAGGEWQAAYFNTQVSKNKNGNPDTLQTNDDIQYSAYSLFTQADISIRDNWIITAGVSINRSEVDFTRLNLYPLTEQGRTYKSEFSPRISVQKRIKSNHTVFASVSKGFSPPTISELLPSTGVISTFLEAEKGINYEMGGRVSLLKNKLRIEATGFYFKLDNALVTRKDSSNADYYVNAGNTRQKGLEISADYSTAFSRSSLLEQIGIKTAWALNDFKYGDFKKGKTDFSGKRLPSVPGNTLSVMGDVRFKKGLYFNCTYYYASKIFLDDANAVAADPYHLVGCRAGWKPAAISKVKLNIYSGVDNLLDETYSLGNDINAAAGRYYNAAPKRNFYVGVSVQWNYSKKN encoded by the coding sequence ATGAAAAAGATTACACATGCCTTATTTACCCTCCTTCTGTTGCATCAATATTCGATTGCACAGGAAAGACCGGGTACAGACTCTTCCACAACGCTTAACGAGGTTATTATAACCGCCTTTGAACAAAACAGGGTGATCAATAGCGGCACCATCGTGAAGGTGATCAGTAACAGCAATGCCGACAGGTATAATAAATCATCTCTTGTAAGTGCATTTAATACAATAGCCGGGGTCAGGATGGAAGAACGTTCCCCGGGAAGTTACCGCATCAATATGCGGGGCAGTTCACTCCGGTCGCCTTTTGGGGTACGCAATGTAAAAGTTTACTGGAACGATATTCCCATAACCGATGCCGGGGGCAACACCTATTTCAACCAGTTCGCCTATAATAATTTTTCTTCCATCGAACTGTTTAAAGGCCCCGCAGGCAGTATGTATGGCGCCGGTACCGGCGGGTTGCTGCTGATGCACAGTTTTGACAATGCCTGGAAGCCTTCTGTGAGCCTGGAATACATTACCGGCAGTTATGGGTTACAGAACATATTTACTTCGGTTGGATTTGGAGAGAAAAATTCCCAAAGCCTGCTTACCTATGCCCATAATCAAAGTGATGGTTACCGCAACCACAGCTCAAGCAAAAGAGACAATGTGAGTTTTGTCTCCCGGTATAAGATATCCGGCAGGCAACAGTTAACGGCGGCTGTTTTATACGACAATTTATTTTATGAGACCCCGGGTGGACTGACGAAAGCGGAATACCTTGCCAATCCAAAACAGGCAAGGCCTGCTGCGGGTAGTTTTCCCAGTGCAGATGCTTCAAAAGCAGCGATCTACCAGCAGAACTTTACGGCCGGATTAAATCATGCGTACAATTTTACCGCTGCATTTAAAAACTCCACCTCTGTTTATGGCTCTTTTGCCCAGGTAAAGAATCCCACATTCCGTAACTATGAACGCCGCAACGAGCCGGGTTTTGGGGGAAGAACTTCGTTCATCTATGATAAAAAGCTAAAGGACGCTGATCTGAAAATAGTAGCGGGGGGAGAATGGCAGGCAGCTTATTTCAATACCCAGGTTTCTAAAAATAAGAATGGGAACCCCGATACGCTTCAAACCAATGACGATATTCAATATTCGGCTTACAGCCTCTTTACACAGGCCGATATCAGCATCAGGGATAACTGGATCATTACTGCAGGGGTCAGTATCAACCGGTCGGAAGTGGATTTTACCAGGCTGAATCTGTACCCGTTAACAGAGCAGGGACGTACCTATAAAAGTGAATTCTCACCAAGGATATCGGTGCAGAAAAGGATAAAAAGCAATCATACTGTCTTTGCGAGTGTTTCAAAAGGATTTTCTCCGCCTACTATTTCCGAGTTGCTTCCTTCTACCGGGGTGATCAGTACCTTCCTGGAGGCAGAAAAGGGCATCAACTATGAAATGGGCGGAAGGGTAAGCTTATTGAAAAACAAACTGCGTATAGAGGCTACCGGATTTTATTTTAAACTGGATAATGCATTGGTAACAAGGAAAGACAGTTCCAATGCGGATTATTATGTGAATGCCGGGAATACCAGGCAAAAAGGTCTGGAAATAAGTGCTGATTACTCCACTGCTTTTTCCCGGAGTTCATTGCTGGAACAAATAGGAATTAAAACGGCCTGGGCACTGAACGATTTTAAATACGGTGATTTTAAGAAAGGCAAAACTGATTTTTCCGGCAAGCGGTTGCCGAGTGTACCCGGCAACACCCTCTCTGTTATGGGAGATGTACGGTTTAAGAAGGGTCTTTATTTTAACTGCACGTATTATTATGCATCAAAAATATTCCTGGATGATGCCAATGCCGTGGCCGCAGATCCCTATCATTTAGTTGGCTGCCGGGCAGGCTGGAAGCCCGCTGCCATATCAAAAGTTAAATTAAATATTTACAGCGGGGTTGATAACCTGCTGGATGAAACCTATAGCTTGGGCAACGATATCAATGCCGCAGCCGGGCGTTATTACAATGCTGCACCAAAACGGAATTTTTATGTGGGCGTTTCCGTTCAGTGGAACTATTCGAAAAAAAACTGA
- the rsmA gene encoding ribosomal RNA small subunit methyltransferase A has product MYTHKKSLGQHFLKDENVIKRIIMVLKEDAFNKLLEVGPGAGALTKYLMDMPGVELKAVELDEEKVIYLSKKYPSLKDKLIHQSFLEMDKPFDGPFTVIGNFPYNISTQILFKLLEWKDDVPCIIGMFQKEVAERAASKEGSKVYGVLSVLVQAYYEVEYLFAVSNNCFDPPPKVQSGVIRLKRKRSPLGYKSERAFWVLVKTAFNQRRKTMRNAVKSLFDAAVLQDELFSRRAETLSVEEFASLTFRMK; this is encoded by the coding sequence ATGTATACACATAAAAAATCACTGGGTCAGCATTTCCTGAAAGATGAGAACGTCATTAAACGGATCATCATGGTTTTAAAGGAAGATGCATTCAATAAACTGCTGGAAGTAGGGCCGGGCGCCGGGGCATTGACAAAATACCTAATGGATATGCCCGGGGTTGAACTCAAGGCGGTGGAACTGGATGAAGAGAAAGTGATATACCTCTCAAAGAAATATCCTTCCCTGAAAGATAAACTGATCCACCAGAGTTTCCTGGAAATGGATAAGCCATTTGATGGACCGTTTACGGTGATCGGTAACTTCCCGTATAATATCTCCACCCAGATCCTGTTCAAGCTGCTTGAATGGAAGGATGACGTGCCCTGTATCATCGGCATGTTCCAGAAAGAAGTGGCAGAAAGGGCGGCGTCAAAAGAAGGCAGTAAGGTGTACGGGGTGTTGAGTGTACTGGTACAGGCTTATTATGAAGTGGAATACCTGTTTGCCGTAAGTAACAACTGTTTTGATCCGCCCCCGAAAGTGCAAAGCGGTGTTATCCGGTTAAAAAGAAAAAGATCCCCCCTGGGTTATAAGAGTGAAAGGGCTTTTTGGGTACTGGTGAAAACCGCTTTTAACCAGCGGCGTAAAACCATGCGTAATGCGGTAAAGTCCCTGTTTGATGCAGCAGTATTGCAGGATGAATTGTTTTCCCGCCGGGCAGAAACACTAAGCGTGGAAGAATTTGCTTCACTTACGTTTCGTATGAAATAA